The following proteins are encoded in a genomic region of Anguilla anguilla isolate fAngAng1 chromosome 15, fAngAng1.pri, whole genome shotgun sequence:
- the LOC118214178 gene encoding SH2 domain-containing protein 1B-like isoform X1, which translates to MFRSIYYGKITKEDTENLLAKYGMEGSFLARDSESVPGAYCLCVRRASFVHTYRIHRSPEGWTIKVVNVLKTSPHAKAQSFETLDKLINCCRGVTSDKMAALLHPLERKVLAQESPHKEWTYMEM; encoded by the exons CGTTCGATATACTACGGAAAAATCACCAAAGAGGACACTGAAAATCTATTGGCAAAGTATGGAATGGAAGGGAGCTTTCTAGCACGCGACAGCGAGAGCGTTCCTGGAGCTTACTGTCTCTGCGTACG GAGGGCTTCATTCGTCCATACTTACAGGATTCATAGGTCTCCTGAAGGCTGGACCATTAAG GTTGTCAACGTGTTGAAGACTTCCCCCCACGCGAAGGCGCAGAGCTTTGAGACGCTGGACAAGCTTATAAATTGCTGCAGAGGAGTCACCtcagacaaaatggctgccctgctGCATCCTCTGGAAAGGAAGGTGCTGGCACAGGAAAGTCCACATAAAG
- the LOC118214178 gene encoding SH2 domain-containing protein 1A-like isoform X2 translates to MFRSIYYGKITKEDTENLLAKYGMEGSFLARDSESVPGAYCLCVRRASFVHTYRIHRSPEGWTIKTSPHAKAQSFETLDKLINCCRGVTSDKMAALLHPLERKVLAQESPHKEWTYMEM, encoded by the exons CGTTCGATATACTACGGAAAAATCACCAAAGAGGACACTGAAAATCTATTGGCAAAGTATGGAATGGAAGGGAGCTTTCTAGCACGCGACAGCGAGAGCGTTCCTGGAGCTTACTGTCTCTGCGTACG GAGGGCTTCATTCGTCCATACTTACAGGATTCATAGGTCTCCTGAAGGCTGGACCATTAAG ACTTCCCCCCACGCGAAGGCGCAGAGCTTTGAGACGCTGGACAAGCTTATAAATTGCTGCAGAGGAGTCACCtcagacaaaatggctgccctgctGCATCCTCTGGAAAGGAAGGTGCTGGCACAGGAAAGTCCACATAAAG